The Zavarzinella sp. sequence GCCCCCTGTGCTCTGCGTTCTTCGATAATCGCCCGAATTTCCCGTCGGCCCACCGGATCCACGCCATCGGTGGGCTCATCCAGAAAGATGACCTCAGGGTCATGAAATAACGCCTGTGCTACGCCAACTCGTTGTTTCATCCCTTTGGAATACCGACGGATCTTTTCGTGCATCCGACGCACTAGTCCCACGCGGTCCAGCAGTTCCATGATCTGCCGCTTACGGTCATCGCGGGACATGCCGTACAGTTTGCCAAAATATTCCATTAAACTGTAGGCGGAGTGGTATGCAGGAAACTGGTGGTCTTCCGGCAGATAGCCAACTTTTCGGCGAATGTGGGAAGTCCCTACCGGTTCGCCCAGCAAAGTCGCATTGCCAGAAGTCCGTTTGACGATTCCTAATAAAATTTTAATGAGTGTGGTTTTGCCGGCACCGTTCTGGCCGAGTAAACCGAACACTTCTCCACGGTTGATTTTCAGATTCACACTCTGCAGTGCGTCCACCGTGGAGTAGCGTTTGTGAAGATTTTCTGTTTCAATGACGTGCACGTTGATGGATTCCCCACTGTTCGTTGTTGGGTTTATGCTAAAAACTAGTTCGTCGAAGAAAACAAGATATTGGCAAGAATTTGCCAGCAATGTGAAAATCCGTGTGAAACGCCTATCAATAATCTGTTAGCTATATAGTAGTGGTTTTATATTGCGATTGTGTTGTATCGCAATATTGCCAATCACTCATCATA is a genomic window containing:
- a CDS encoding ABC transporter ATP-binding protein, whose protein sequence is MHVIETENLHKRYSTVDALQSVNLKINRGEVFGLLGQNGAGKTTLIKILLGIVKRTSGNATLLGEPVGTSHIRRKVGYLPEDHQFPAYHSAYSLMEYFGKLYGMSRDDRKRQIMELLDRVGLVRRMHEKIRRYSKGMKQRVGVAQALFHDPEVIFLDEPTDGVDPVGRREIRAIIEERRAQGATIFVNSHLLGEIELMCDRVVVMDRGQIIRAGTIEELTQQKGTFDVRLAESDFPKTEIERLGATVNQKGELWQLVLPDNVNIDTILNFFSSKGLRLRHLVENRMSLEDLFIKLVDDEDQKQGNKTTKRRAN